One region of Fusobacterium periodonticum 1_1_41FAA genomic DNA includes:
- a CDS encoding endo alpha-1,4 polygalactosaminidase — MKKYILLLFACIYYFSFSTTNEIYRDKMRDFVKEIRNNTSKNKIIISQNGNELYFKDNKIDEDFFKITNGTTQESLYYGDILKFNVATSKEANNELLKLLLPIRKKGKPIFVINYGKGEKKRNFLKQESLKTNFINELLPSFSLNDFYKPINDYNTNDIHNLNEVKNYLCLLNPEKFSSMDEYYQALKNTNYDLLLIEVSYDNIFFTKEQIEGLKVKKNGGKRIVIAYLSIGEAEDYRFYWKKEWNKNKPDWIVSENENWSGNYIVKYWNPEWKEIIKGYQKKLDEIGVDGYLLDTLDSYSYFENKKSKK, encoded by the coding sequence ATTAAGAAATATATTTTACTATTATTTGCTTGTATATATTATTTTAGTTTTTCAACAACAAATGAGATATATAGGGATAAAATGAGAGACTTTGTAAAGGAAATAAGGAATAATACAAGCAAAAATAAAATTATTATCAGTCAAAATGGGAATGAGTTGTATTTTAAAGATAATAAAATAGATGAGGACTTCTTCAAAATTACAAATGGAACAACACAAGAATCATTGTATTATGGTGATATTTTAAAATTCAATGTTGCAACTTCAAAAGAAGCAAATAATGAATTATTAAAATTACTTCTTCCTATTAGAAAAAAAGGAAAACCAATCTTTGTTATAAATTATGGAAAAGGAGAAAAGAAAAGAAACTTTTTAAAACAAGAATCTTTAAAAACAAATTTTATAAATGAGTTACTTCCTTCATTTTCTCTAAATGATTTCTACAAACCAATAAATGACTATAATACAAATGATATTCATAATCTTAATGAAGTTAAAAATTATCTGTGTTTGTTGAATCCTGAAAAATTTTCTAGTATGGATGAATACTATCAAGCTTTAAAAAATACTAATTATGATTTACTTTTAATAGAAGTTTCTTATGATAATATATTCTTCACTAAGGAGCAAATAGAAGGATTAAAAGTTAAAAAGAATGGTGGAAAGAGAATAGTTATTGCTTATTTAAGTATAGGAGAAGCTGAAGACTATAGGTTCTATTGGAAGAAAGAATGGAATAAAAATAAACCTGATTGGATTGTAAGTGAGAATGAAAATTGGTCAGGAAATTATATAGTCAAATATTGGAATCCTGAATGGAAAGAGATTATAAAAGGATATCAAAAAAAATTAGATGAAATAGGAGTGGACGGCTATCTACTAGATACTTTAGACAGTTATTCATATTTTGAAAATAAAAAAAGTAAAAAATAA
- a CDS encoding sodium-dependent transporter: MDNSERKFQSKLGFILTCVGSAVGMANIWAFPYRVGKYGGAVFLLIYFMFIALFSYVGLSAEYLIGRRAGTGTLGSYEYAWNEKGKGKLGYTLAYIPLLGSMSIAIGYAIISAWVLRTFGAAVTGKILEVDTAQFFGEAVQGNFVILPWHIAVIVITLLTLFAGASSIEKTNKIMMPAFFVLFFILAVRVAFLPGAIEGYKYLFVPDWSYLFNVETWVNAMGQAFFSLSITGSGMIVCGAYLDKKEDIVNGALQTGIFDTLAAMIAAFVVIPASYAFGYPAGAGPSLMFMTIPAVFKQMPFGHVLAILFFISVVFAAVSSLQNMFEVVGESIITRFKMSRKAVIFLLAIISLVIGIFIEPENKVGPWMDVVTIYIIPFGAVLGAISWYWILKKESFMEELNEGSKVKRSEAYFTVGRYVYVPLVLVVFVLGLIYHGIG; this comes from the coding sequence ATGGACAATTCGGAAAGAAAATTTCAGTCGAAACTAGGTTTTATATTAACTTGTGTAGGTTCTGCCGTTGGTATGGCTAATATCTGGGCTTTCCCATATAGAGTTGGAAAGTATGGAGGAGCTGTATTTTTACTAATATATTTTATGTTCATTGCTTTATTTTCTTATGTTGGTTTGTCTGCTGAATATTTAATTGGAAGAAGAGCTGGAACAGGAACTTTAGGTTCTTATGAATATGCTTGGAACGAAAAAGGTAAGGGTAAATTAGGTTATACTCTAGCTTATATTCCTCTTTTAGGATCTATGAGTATAGCTATTGGATATGCTATTATATCTGCTTGGGTTTTAAGAACTTTTGGAGCAGCCGTTACAGGAAAGATATTAGAAGTTGATACAGCTCAATTCTTTGGTGAAGCTGTTCAAGGAAACTTTGTAATACTTCCTTGGCACATAGCAGTAATCGTTATAACTCTACTTACACTTTTTGCTGGTGCTTCAAGTATAGAAAAAACTAACAAAATTATGATGCCTGCTTTCTTCGTACTATTTTTCATATTAGCAGTAAGAGTTGCATTTTTACCAGGAGCTATTGAAGGTTACAAATATTTATTTGTACCTGATTGGTCTTATCTATTTAATGTTGAAACTTGGGTTAATGCCATGGGACAAGCTTTCTTCTCACTTTCTATAACTGGTAGTGGAATGATAGTTTGTGGTGCATACCTTGATAAAAAAGAAGACATAGTAAATGGTGCTTTACAAACTGGTATCTTTGATACATTAGCTGCTATGATAGCTGCTTTTGTTGTAATCCCAGCATCATATGCATTTGGATACCCTGCAGGTGCTGGACCATCTCTAATGTTTATGACTATCCCAGCTGTATTCAAACAAATGCCATTTGGACATGTACTAGCTATACTATTCTTCATATCTGTTGTATTTGCTGCTGTAAGTTCATTACAAAACATGTTTGAAGTTGTTGGGGAATCAATAATAACAAGATTTAAGATGTCAAGAAAAGCTGTTATTTTCTTGCTTGCTATAATATCTCTTGTTATAGGTATATTCATTGAACCAGAAAACAAAGTTGGACCTTGGATGGATGTTGTTACTATATATATAATTCCATTTGGAGCAGTGCTTGGAGCAATTTCTTGGTACTGGATACTTAAAAAAGAATCATTTATGGAAGAACTTAATGAAGGAAGTAAAGTTAAACGTTCAGAAGCATACTTCACTGTTGGTAGATATGTTTATGTACCATTAGTTCTAGTAGTATTTGTACTTGGACTTATATATCATGGAATCGGATAA
- a CDS encoding GntR family transcriptional regulator, producing MKVVKDLLSEQIYKILKEDIINSRINFGEVLVNKNLQERFEVSSTPIRDAILRLKEDGIVEEVTRSGAKLIDFDPHFACEVNQLIMTITLGVIEYSLKNPENRKEILANLKKYVELEEDNVATDSYYEYDYHFHKTFFDYSNNKLLKDLFKKYNLINEILVKAYHKGAVSLKNRKACLEDHESIIKSIEENNIALTLDLTKKHYLRAEKIFKKNIKIN from the coding sequence ATGAAAGTAGTGAAAGATTTATTAAGTGAACAGATATACAAGATTTTAAAAGAGGATATAATCAATTCCAGAATAAATTTCGGTGAGGTTTTAGTCAATAAAAATTTACAAGAAAGATTTGAAGTGAGTTCTACTCCAATAAGAGATGCAATATTAAGACTAAAAGAGGATGGAATAGTAGAGGAAGTAACAAGGTCAGGGGCAAAACTAATAGATTTTGATCCACATTTTGCCTGTGAAGTCAATCAATTAATTATGACAATCACTTTAGGAGTTATCGAGTATTCTTTGAAAAATCCTGAGAATAGAAAGGAGATTCTTGCTAATTTAAAAAAATATGTTGAATTAGAAGAAGATAATGTAGCAACTGATTCATATTATGAATATGACTATCATTTTCATAAAACTTTTTTCGATTATTCAAATAATAAGTTGCTGAAGGATTTATTTAAAAAATATAATCTGATAAATGAGATCTTAGTTAAAGCATATCATAAAGGAGCTGTTTCTTTAAAAAATAGAAAAGCTTGTTTAGAAGATCATGAAAGTATTATTAAATCTATAGAAGAAAATAATATAGCTCTAACTTTAGATTTAACAAAAAAACATTATTTAAGAGCTGAAAAAATATTTAAAAAAAATATAAAAATAAATTAA
- a CDS encoding TonB-dependent receptor → MKKLLVLLTILTSIASFSEDVIELGQTTVKGSKTSDYTAPPKEQKNTFVITQERIREKNYKNVEDILRDAPGVVVQNTAFGPRIDMRGSGEKSLSRVKVLVDGVSINPTEETMASLPINAIPVESIKKIEIIPGGGATLYGSGSVGGVVNISTNSNVTKDNFFMDLNYGSFDNRNFGFAGGYNFNKHLYVNYGFSYLNSEDYREHEEKENKIYLLGFDYKINAKHRFRFQTRFSDIKQDSSNQIPVEELKNDRRKAGLNMDINTKDRSYTFDYEYRPTQNATLSTTFYKQKQERDIDTESIDDIKIIASDRTHTWHKEEMNFYDIKSKMHADFKEDKDGAKLKAKFDYNLVENLPSETIIGYDYQSATNKRNSLVQSETLKTYNNGYMDINLSQSERLPVINRVDMEMKRKSQGIYVFNKWGLANWLDVTLGGRMEKTKYNGYRENGPNVMPYVEPEVKRIETNRKLDNYAEELGFLFKYNDTGRFYTRYERGFVTPFGNQLTDKIHDTTLKNPNSGFIIPPTVNVASKYVDNNLNAEKTDTFEIGFRDYILGSTLSTSFFLTNTKDEITLISSGVTNPAVNRWKYRNIGKTRRFGLEFEAEQNFGKFRFNQSLTLVRTKVLVANEEAKLERGDQVPMVPRLKATLGLRYNFTDRLAGFVNYTYLAKQESRELRENEDLNKDDIVVKHTIGGHGVVDAGFSYKPDAYSDIKIGAKNLFSKKYNLRETSLEALPAPERNYYLELNVRF, encoded by the coding sequence ATGAAAAAATTATTAGTTTTACTAACTATATTAACTTCTATAGCAAGTTTTTCTGAAGATGTCATAGAATTAGGACAGACAACTGTAAAAGGTTCTAAGACTTCTGACTATACTGCTCCTCCTAAAGAGCAAAAAAATACTTTCGTTATAACTCAAGAAAGAATCAGAGAAAAAAACTATAAAAATGTAGAAGATATATTAAGAGATGCACCAGGAGTTGTTGTACAAAATACAGCTTTTGGACCAAGAATAGATATGAGAGGTAGTGGAGAAAAATCATTAAGTAGAGTTAAAGTTTTGGTTGATGGTGTAAGTATCAATCCTACCGAAGAAACAATGGCAAGTTTACCAATTAATGCTATACCTGTTGAATCAATTAAAAAGATTGAAATAATTCCAGGTGGAGGAGCTACTCTTTATGGAAGTGGTTCTGTTGGTGGAGTTGTAAATATTTCTACTAACTCGAATGTAACTAAAGATAACTTTTTCATGGACTTAAATTATGGTTCTTTTGATAATAGAAATTTTGGTTTTGCAGGTGGATATAACTTCAATAAACATCTTTATGTAAACTATGGTTTCAGTTACTTAAATAGTGAAGACTATAGAGAACATGAAGAAAAAGAAAATAAAATCTATTTATTAGGTTTTGACTATAAGATAAATGCTAAACATAGATTTAGATTCCAAACTAGATTTAGTGATATTAAACAAGATTCATCTAACCAAATTCCTGTTGAAGAGTTAAAAAACGATAGAAGAAAAGCAGGACTTAACATGGATATAAATACAAAAGATAGAAGTTACACTTTTGACTATGAATATAGACCTACTCAAAATGCAACTTTATCGACAACTTTTTATAAACAAAAACAAGAAAGAGATATTGATACTGAAAGTATAGATGATATAAAAATTATTGCTTCAGATAGAACTCATACTTGGCATAAGGAAGAAATGAACTTCTATGATATAAAATCAAAGATGCATGCTGACTTTAAAGAAGATAAAGATGGAGCTAAATTAAAGGCAAAATTTGACTATAACCTAGTTGAAAACCTTCCTAGTGAAACTATAATTGGTTATGATTATCAAAGTGCAACAAATAAAAGAAATTCACTTGTACAATCTGAAACTTTAAAAACATATAACAATGGTTACATGGATATAAATTTGAGTCAAAGTGAAAGGCTTCCTGTTATAAATAGAGTTGACATGGAAATGAAGAGAAAATCTCAAGGAATATATGTATTTAATAAATGGGGTCTAGCTAATTGGTTAGATGTAACTTTAGGTGGAAGAATGGAAAAGACTAAATACAATGGTTACAGAGAAAATGGTCCAAATGTAATGCCTTATGTTGAACCTGAAGTAAAAAGAATAGAAACTAATAGAAAACTTGATAATTATGCAGAAGAACTTGGATTTTTATTCAAATACAATGATACAGGAAGATTTTATACTAGATATGAAAGAGGTTTTGTTACTCCTTTTGGAAATCAGTTGACTGATAAAATCCACGATACTACTCTTAAAAATCCAAATTCTGGTTTTATAATTCCTCCTACTGTCAATGTTGCTTCTAAGTATGTTGACAACAATTTAAATGCTGAAAAAACTGATACTTTTGAAATAGGTTTTAGAGACTATATTTTAGGTTCTACACTTAGCACTTCATTTTTCTTAACTAATACAAAAGATGAAATAACTCTAATAAGTTCAGGTGTAACTAACCCAGCTGTCAATAGATGGAAATATAGAAATATAGGAAAAACTAGAAGATTTGGTCTTGAATTTGAAGCCGAACAAAATTTTGGTAAATTCAGATTCAATCAATCTTTGACTCTTGTTCGTACAAAAGTTTTAGTTGCTAATGAAGAAGCTAAATTGGAAAGAGGAGATCAAGTTCCTATGGTTCCAAGATTAAAAGCTACTTTAGGACTAAGATATAACTTTACAGATAGATTAGCAGGCTTCGTAAATTATACTTATCTTGCTAAACAAGAAAGTAGAGAACTTAGAGAAAATGAAGATCTAAATAAAGATGATATTGTAGTAAAGCATACTATAGGGGGACATGGAGTAGTGGATGCTGGTTTCTCATATAAACCTGATGCTTATTCAGATATTAAAATAGGTGCTAAAAATCTTTTCTCAAAAAAATATAACTTAAGAGAAACAAGTTTAGAAGCTCTCCCAGCACCTGAAAGAAACTACTATTTAGAATTGAATGTTAGATTTTAA
- a CDS encoding autotransporter outer membrane beta-barrel domain-containing protein: protein MKKNILMLMMLIAISSYSNTNKNMSKNPHYRVPLTNEFVEAVEQKGYNDFLRIVDEQNRKNGIYSNYTNKATKKESRLHDNVDLVPVAHVVDSSNGNEWKYELESTKIPISDTDAGRSYQRTEKLITQGAKSINSDNFEKMGYQRSGYQNRFYLGNGNSVKDIIYLNKDNFSKEVKKAKDNNNERFLVEGVYKTIGSRNTTPDADTYPNEKQTNLLGIKMEEYYSKIQGKTRTEVATFLKTKMEEKGVTGLIQKGDELYTKDSKGNEWKVLWTLEPISLHKSSAPDDERFKDTIFTRIYTYTEFDDNSTTDSAGKKLYTKDGSIYLQDKYNYDTQLLLKDGWGEPKKLSDKIAEAKENIDNGGSPSNTFEHYFYDKKNMTEAAFNAKWVAPFENGDFDRDLENLRKEVKEAKARLEPIEKVYNEAKEKTSAALNDPDWPKGVYWWTLKYMTDADFETFLSTKTEKEKKLLKEWKKYSAIEEAKSAEIYTINEDITENIPKRYGFYKSYWGGSPADEKWLDRVLQDSKIIRDLLGKNIQFRGRGRIEGTIDLGEGSNQIEIEEQFTGRYGTNIILGPYAKILNVKKVWIGGQLGSDSGVSISGRASLSLDIDSTKKNAEGNFYQHALKDSDPKILFISRSGLITLDERNQFQIEMMTSKIGEDGKIDIGRKIDYKYTDIVTGKEYDMTIPFISDSIAHSLVDNKKFSKNGTSLLDVKIKDEIKRLSDEENAVYRSIKNAKKLSVLSETLTTTNKKTTFSVADENKNEEKLTNLALYLKTKDSDELLKDLSQFNLTSTERNEMKKLIQNIKDSDTVQNNIKKEKDLNDKLKLAEKLEKTAEYKSLKLDSFFEDLKDFNIADLREKREDASVRNENTKKIKDLVNKMDVATLTKLKTEYPELNFDELLTAVNNVKSQNVVDKWDFSFLLSKLETLQTATKKQLDYTVENLTESLANINKDLYKELEGYTTSISKDYQNLKGKIYYTMREEEVLTELKNMLSQLSDRNIYSKLNKISKNEISTYTNIPFEVPHALTDKKHIARGGFISNRTVQDNFKGNIYTSYGLYEKTAESGTKYGLMIGGANTKHNEVYQRSLTTVATESEIKGVSAYAGGYFNKPVVNNLNWITGVGAQYGRYKVKREMKNNYQELHSEGKVKTNALNTYSGLIFNYPIQEDVFVQLKALLAYTMVKQSKVNESGDLPLDIKSKTYHYVDGEAGISFNKIFYGENLKSSISAGAYGITGLAGYKNGDMDAKIDGSTSSFGIKGDRVKKDAVKINLDYNVQTDIGYNYGLEGTYISNSKENNVKIGIKAGYTF from the coding sequence ATGAAAAAGAATATACTAATGCTAATGATGTTAATAGCAATAAGTTCATATAGTAATACTAATAAAAATATGAGTAAAAATCCTCATTATAGAGTTCCTCTAACAAATGAATTTGTTGAAGCTGTTGAACAAAAAGGCTATAACGACTTCTTAAGAATAGTTGATGAACAAAATAGAAAGAATGGAATTTATTCTAATTATACAAATAAAGCAACTAAAAAAGAAAGTAGACTACATGATAATGTTGATTTAGTCCCTGTTGCACATGTTGTTGATTCAAGTAATGGCAATGAATGGAAATATGAATTAGAAAGTACAAAAATTCCTATTTCTGATACAGATGCTGGTAGAAGTTATCAAAGAACTGAAAAATTGATTACACAAGGTGCAAAAAGTATAAACAGCGATAATTTTGAAAAAATGGGTTATCAAAGAAGTGGTTATCAAAATAGATTTTATTTAGGTAATGGGAATTCTGTAAAGGATATAATCTATTTAAATAAAGATAATTTTTCAAAAGAAGTAAAAAAAGCTAAAGATAATAACAATGAAAGATTTTTAGTTGAAGGTGTATATAAAACTATTGGTTCAAGAAATACTACACCTGATGCTGATACTTATCCTAATGAAAAACAAACAAACTTATTAGGAATAAAAATGGAGGAATACTATTCAAAAATTCAAGGGAAAACAAGAACAGAAGTTGCTACCTTTCTTAAGACAAAAATGGAAGAAAAAGGTGTAACAGGTCTTATACAAAAAGGTGATGAACTTTACACAAAAGATAGTAAAGGTAATGAATGGAAAGTATTATGGACTTTAGAACCTATTTCTTTACATAAATCTTCTGCTCCAGATGATGAAAGATTTAAAGATACAATATTTACTCGTATTTATACTTACACTGAATTTGATGATAATTCAACAACAGATAGTGCAGGTAAAAAATTATATACTAAAGATGGAAGTATCTATTTACAAGATAAATATAATTATGACACTCAACTTTTATTAAAAGATGGTTGGGGTGAACCTAAAAAACTTAGTGATAAAATTGCAGAAGCTAAAGAAAACATAGATAATGGTGGAAGCCCAAGTAATACTTTTGAGCACTATTTCTATGATAAGAAAAATATGACTGAGGCAGCTTTTAATGCAAAATGGGTAGCACCTTTTGAAAATGGAGACTTCGATCGTGACTTAGAAAATTTAAGAAAAGAAGTTAAGGAAGCTAAGGCAAGATTAGAACCTATTGAAAAGGTATATAATGAAGCTAAAGAAAAAACTAGTGCAGCTCTAAATGATCCTGATTGGCCTAAAGGAGTTTATTGGTGGACTTTAAAGTATATGACTGATGCTGATTTTGAAACTTTTTTAAGTACAAAAACTGAAAAAGAAAAAAAATTACTTAAAGAATGGAAAAAATATAGTGCTATTGAAGAAGCTAAATCAGCCGAAATATATACTATAAATGAAGATATCACAGAAAATATCCCAAAAAGATATGGTTTCTATAAATCATACTGGGGAGGAAGCCCAGCTGATGAAAAATGGTTGGATAGAGTTCTACAAGATTCTAAAATTATAAGAGATTTACTTGGTAAAAATATTCAATTTAGAGGTAGAGGTAGAATAGAAGGGACTATTGACTTAGGTGAAGGAAGTAACCAAATTGAAATAGAAGAACAATTTACAGGTAGATATGGAACTAATATCATTTTAGGTCCTTATGCTAAGATACTTAATGTTAAGAAAGTTTGGATTGGCGGACAATTAGGAAGTGACTCAGGAGTATCCATTTCAGGTAGAGCCTCTTTATCATTAGACATAGATTCAACTAAAAAGAATGCTGAAGGTAACTTCTATCAACATGCTTTAAAAGACTCTGATCCTAAGATACTTTTCATAAGTAGATCTGGTCTAATCACTTTAGATGAAAGAAATCAATTTCAAATAGAAATGATGACAAGTAAAATTGGTGAAGATGGAAAAATTGATATAGGAAGAAAAATAGATTATAAATACACTGATATAGTAACTGGTAAAGAATATGATATGACTATACCATTTATATCTGACTCTATTGCACATAGTTTAGTAGATAATAAGAAATTTTCAAAGAATGGAACTTCATTACTTGATGTAAAAATTAAAGATGAAATTAAAAGACTTTCAGATGAAGAAAATGCAGTTTATAGAAGTATTAAAAACGCTAAAAAACTATCTGTTCTATCTGAAACTTTAACAACAACAAATAAGAAAACTACTTTCAGTGTTGCTGATGAAAATAAAAATGAAGAAAAACTTACTAATTTAGCACTTTATTTAAAAACTAAAGATTCAGATGAATTATTAAAAGATTTATCTCAATTTAACTTAACTTCTACTGAAAGAAATGAAATGAAAAAGTTAATACAAAATATTAAAGACAGTGATACTGTTCAAAATAATATTAAGAAAGAAAAAGATTTAAATGATAAATTAAAGTTAGCTGAAAAATTAGAAAAAACAGCTGAATATAAATCTTTAAAACTAGATTCTTTCTTCGAAGATTTAAAAGATTTTAATATAGCTGATTTAAGAGAAAAAAGAGAAGATGCGAGTGTAAGAAATGAAAATACTAAAAAGATAAAAGATCTTGTTAATAAAATGGATGTTGCAACTTTAACTAAATTAAAAACTGAATACCCTGAACTTAATTTTGATGAACTTTTAACAGCAGTAAATAATGTAAAGAGTCAAAATGTTGTTGATAAGTGGGATTTTAGTTTCCTTCTTAGTAAGTTAGAAACTTTACAGACAGCTACAAAAAAACAACTAGACTATACTGTTGAAAATCTAACTGAAAGTTTAGCAAATATCAATAAAGATTTATATAAAGAATTAGAAGGCTATACAACTAGCATATCTAAAGATTATCAAAATTTAAAAGGTAAAATTTACTATACTATGAGAGAAGAGGAAGTTTTAACTGAATTAAAGAATATGCTTAGTCAACTAAGTGATAGAAATATTTATTCTAAGTTAAACAAGATTTCTAAAAATGAAATTTCAACTTATACAAATATTCCATTTGAAGTTCCTCATGCTTTAACTGATAAGAAACATATTGCAAGAGGTGGATTTATTTCTAATAGAACTGTTCAAGATAATTTCAAAGGAAATATCTATACATCTTATGGACTTTATGAAAAAACAGCCGAATCAGGAACTAAATACGGACTTATGATTGGAGGAGCAAATACTAAACATAATGAAGTATATCAAAGAAGCCTTACAACTGTAGCGACTGAGTCTGAAATAAAAGGTGTATCTGCTTATGCTGGTGGATACTTCAATAAACCTGTTGTAAATAATCTAAACTGGATTACTGGAGTAGGTGCTCAATATGGAAGATATAAAGTAAAAAGAGAAATGAAAAATAATTACCAAGAGTTACATTCAGAAGGAAAGGTAAAAACAAATGCTTTAAATACTTATAGTGGACTTATTTTTAACTATCCTATACAAGAAGATGTATTCGTTCAATTAAAAGCACTTTTAGCTTATACTATGGTAAAACAAAGCAAAGTAAATGAAAGTGGAGATTTACCTCTTGATATCAAGTCTAAGACTTATCACTATGTTGATGGAGAAGCAGGAATCAGCTTTAATAAAATTTTCTATGGTGAAAATTTAAAAAGTAGTATATCGGCTGGAGCTTATGGAATAACTGGTCTTGCTGGTTATAAAAATGGTGATATGGATGCAAAAATTGATGGAAGTACTTCATCATTTGGTATAAAAGGTGATAGAGTTAAAAAAGATGCTGTTAAAATTAATCTAGACTATAATGTTCAAACAGATATTGGATACAATTATGGACTAGAAGGAACATATATCAGTAACTCTAAAGAAAACAATGTAAAGATTGGTATAAAAGCTGGTTATACATTCTAA
- a CDS encoding tyrosine phenol-lyase, whose amino-acid sequence MRFEDYPAEPFRIKSVETVKMIDKATREEVIKKAGYNTFLINSEDVYIDLLTDSGTNAMSDKQWGGLMQGDEAYAGSRNFFHLEETVQDIFGFKHIVPTHQGRGAENLLSQIAIKPGQYVPGNMYFTTTRYHQERNGGIFKDIIRDEAHDATLNVPFKGDIDLNKLQKLIDEVGAENIAYVCLAVTVNLAGGQPVSMKNMKAVRELTNRYGIKVFYDATRCVENAYFIKEQEEGYQDKTIKEIVHEMFSYADGCTMSGKKDCLVNIGGFLCMNDEELFLKAKELVVVYEGMPSYGGLAGRDMEAMAIGLKESLQYEYIRHRVLQVRYLGEKLKEAGVPILEPVGGHAVFLDARRFCPHIPQEEFPAQALAAAIYVECGVRTMERGIISAGRDVKTGENHKPKLETVRVTIPRRVYTYKHMDVVAEGIIKLYKHKDDIKPLEFVYEPKQLRFFTARFGIKK is encoded by the coding sequence ATGAGATTTGAAGATTATCCAGCAGAGCCATTTAGAATTAAGAGTGTAGAAACAGTTAAAATGATTGATAAGGCAACAAGAGAAGAAGTAATTAAAAAAGCAGGATATAATACTTTCTTAATTAACTCAGAAGACGTTTACATTGACTTATTAACTGATAGTGGAACTAATGCTATGAGTGATAAACAATGGGGTGGATTAATGCAAGGTGACGAAGCTTATGCAGGAAGTAGAAACTTCTTCCACTTAGAAGAAACTGTACAAGATATATTTGGTTTTAAACATATAGTTCCTACTCACCAAGGAAGAGGAGCTGAAAACCTTTTATCTCAAATAGCTATTAAACCTGGACAATATGTTCCTGGAAATATGTATTTCACAACTACTAGATATCACCAAGAAAGAAACGGTGGAATATTCAAAGATATCATAAGAGATGAAGCTCATGATGCAACTCTTAATGTTCCTTTCAAAGGAGATATAGATTTAAACAAATTACAAAAATTAATAGATGAAGTTGGAGCAGAAAACATAGCTTATGTATGTTTAGCAGTAACTGTTAACCTAGCTGGTGGACAACCTGTTTCAATGAAAAATATGAAAGCTGTTAGAGAATTAACTAACAGATATGGAATAAAAGTTTTCTATGATGCAACTAGATGTGTTGAAAATGCTTATTTCATAAAAGAACAAGAAGAAGGATATCAAGATAAAACTATAAAAGAAATAGTACATGAAATGTTCAGCTATGCTGATGGATGTACTATGAGTGGTAAAAAAGACTGTCTTGTTAATATCGGTGGATTCTTATGTATGAATGATGAAGAACTATTCTTAAAAGCTAAAGAATTAGTTGTTGTTTATGAAGGAATGCCTTCTTATGGAGGACTTGCTGGTAGAGACATGGAAGCTATGGCTATAGGATTAAAAGAATCTTTACAATATGAATATATCAGACATAGAGTTTTACAAGTTAGATACCTAGGAGAAAAATTGAAAGAAGCTGGAGTACCTATACTTGAACCAGTTGGAGGACATGCTGTATTCTTAGATGCTAGAAGATTCTGTCCTCATATCCCTCAAGAAGAATTCCCAGCTCAAGCACTTGCAGCAGCTATTTATGTTGAATGTGGTGTAAGAACTATGGAAAGAGGAATTATTTCTGCTGGTAGAGATGTTAAAACTGGTGAAAACCATAAACCTAAACTAGAAACTGTTAGAGTTACTATTCCTAGAAGAGTTTATACTTATAAACATATGGATGTAGTAGCTGAAGGTATCATCAAATTATACAAACATAAAGATGACATCAAACCTCTAGAATTTGTTTATGAACCAAAACAATTAAGATTCTTTACAGCTAGATTTGGAATCAAAAAATAA